In one Sulfitobacter sp. LCG007 genomic region, the following are encoded:
- a CDS encoding zinc-binding alcohol dehydrogenase family protein, protein MTFTVIIVHNKRAYLKAIKEPEYLMSLPTSQVAAWQSGPSEPLSIGTAPVTPPQGHEILIRNAAIAINPLDWLLQSGTSLPWLDFPMITGSDVAGVVTAIGPDVTRFAIGDRVLGQAVSTTVNKAAEGAFQQFTIVNEHMAAPIPDAMPFAEAAVLPLGLGTAASGLYGETQLALAAPRQGVQDGVVLVWGGSSSVGCNAIQLAAASGYEVFATASARNADMLRNLGATRVFYYNSDTVLQDLRDALQGRTLAGTLHATGDIAITAKVVAGAEGSKKIAATLPASEGFRSDVIVGHIYGTALKDDAVGPLMYQDFLPDALANGRFKPAPSPQVSGHGLEALQEALDLQKAGVSGAKIVVALD, encoded by the coding sequence ATGACATTTACGGTTATTATAGTTCATAATAAAAGAGCGTATCTGAAGGCCATCAAAGAACCGGAGTATTTGATGAGTCTTCCTACCAGCCAAGTCGCCGCATGGCAGTCCGGGCCCTCTGAGCCTCTCAGCATAGGCACTGCGCCGGTTACGCCGCCGCAAGGCCATGAAATCCTGATCCGAAATGCGGCAATCGCCATCAACCCGCTGGACTGGCTGCTGCAAAGCGGCACGAGCCTGCCCTGGTTGGATTTTCCGATGATTACCGGCAGCGATGTTGCCGGGGTGGTAACCGCTATCGGTCCCGATGTGACGCGCTTTGCCATAGGCGATCGCGTTCTAGGCCAAGCGGTCAGCACGACCGTCAATAAGGCCGCGGAAGGCGCGTTCCAACAATTCACGATTGTCAACGAGCACATGGCCGCGCCGATCCCCGATGCAATGCCCTTTGCCGAAGCCGCTGTTCTGCCACTTGGGCTTGGGACTGCAGCAAGTGGGCTTTATGGCGAAACCCAACTGGCGCTGGCCGCACCGCGGCAGGGGGTGCAGGATGGAGTGGTACTGGTTTGGGGCGGTTCATCCAGCGTCGGCTGCAATGCGATCCAGCTTGCCGCTGCCTCGGGGTATGAGGTCTTTGCCACCGCCTCGGCTCGCAATGCGGACATGCTGCGCAATTTGGGGGCTACCCGCGTGTTCTACTACAACAGTGACACGGTTTTGCAGGATCTGCGAGACGCCCTTCAGGGCCGCACCCTGGCCGGAACGCTGCATGCGACCGGGGATATCGCGATCACGGCCAAGGTTGTGGCAGGGGCCGAGGGCAGCAAGAAAATTGCCGCGACCCTGCCTGCCTCCGAAGGTTTTCGTAGCGATGTCATCGTCGGGCATATTTACGGCACCGCCCTGAAGGATGATGCCGTGGGCCCGTTGATGTATCAGGATTTTCTTCCCGACGCCCTGGCGAACGGGCGCTTCAAGCCCGCGCCGTCGCCGCAGGTCTCCGGTCATGGGCTCGAGGCCTTGCAAGAGGCACTTGATCTGCAAAAGGCCGGCGTCTCGGGAGCCAAAATCGTCGTGGCACTCGACTAA
- a CDS encoding LysR family transcriptional regulator, with protein sequence MIGGAEFANLRAFMVVVETRSFRQAAAQLGVTPSALSRTIKRLEEQMGLRLLNRTTRSVSPSEVGQALYARLLPVVADLQDAVEDTLARRGQAAGTLRINLPRLAAEILVMPRLGDFAALYPRIHLDMVVDDRLSDVVGKGFDAGIRMGELLHHDMIATRISPPFCSAIVGTPDYLATHGTPRLPQDLKHHRCINYRWDTSGQSWRWPLEQAGEQLEIDVEGPLSVNDTGLLRDAALSGVGLACINKSLVDQHLARGALVEVLEPWSKSYAGFFLYHPSKRQTPPALRALISFLIEKREGA encoded by the coding sequence ATGATCGGTGGAGCAGAGTTCGCAAATTTGCGGGCATTCATGGTGGTCGTCGAAACGCGCAGCTTCCGGCAGGCTGCGGCGCAGTTGGGGGTCACGCCTTCTGCGCTCAGTCGGACGATCAAGCGCCTGGAGGAGCAGATGGGGCTGCGTCTGCTGAACCGCACCACACGCAGCGTCTCGCCAAGCGAGGTGGGGCAGGCACTTTATGCGCGCTTGCTTCCTGTCGTGGCAGATCTGCAAGACGCGGTCGAGGATACGCTTGCCCGCCGTGGACAAGCGGCGGGCACGCTGCGCATCAATCTGCCACGTCTGGCCGCCGAGATCCTGGTGATGCCGAGGCTTGGGGATTTTGCGGCGCTTTATCCACGAATCCATCTGGACATGGTGGTGGATGACCGGCTTAGCGATGTTGTGGGCAAAGGGTTTGATGCAGGGATCCGCATGGGCGAGCTGTTGCATCATGACATGATCGCAACGCGGATCAGTCCGCCATTTTGCAGCGCCATCGTCGGGACGCCGGATTACCTTGCAACGCATGGCACACCGCGCTTGCCGCAAGATCTCAAGCATCATCGCTGCATCAACTATCGCTGGGATACAAGCGGTCAGTCCTGGCGTTGGCCACTGGAGCAAGCGGGCGAGCAGCTGGAAATTGATGTCGAAGGGCCGCTTTCGGTAAATGACACCGGCCTTTTGCGAGACGCCGCTTTGTCAGGTGTGGGGCTTGCCTGTATTAACAAATCGCTTGTCGACCAACACTTGGCGCGCGGCGCGCTGGTTGAGGTGCTTGAACCCTGGAGCAAGAGCTACGCGGGATTTTTCCTTTATCATCCAAGCAAGCGCCAGACGCCCCCGGCTTTGCGGGCGCTGATTTCCTTCCTGATCGAAAAGCGAGAGGGAGCCTGA
- a CDS encoding cupin domain-containing protein, protein MLDPLSDVLDVLGAAVTRRTRIEASGDWALSFPSVDRLKFVALVRGQTWILVQDRPAQRLQAGDVCLIGPTNYAIASDPALTPTDGRVLYDGPEKDVARISGDDTIAIGGTVTFADGNADFLLEMLPSFIAIPQSVSASGTVTTLLTLISDEIERDLPGREIVSARLADILLVEAIRTYAAQVGPRDMGWLGALLDPRLSRALAALHEDIAHAWTVAELAGIAGMSRAAFSAHFTRRVGQPPLSYLRTWRLTKARAALMQDAATVADIASAVGYQSHSAFSQAFRRAFGASPKAVDDLRGGL, encoded by the coding sequence GTGCTGGATCCGCTTTCCGACGTGCTTGATGTCCTCGGCGCGGCCGTGACGCGCCGCACCCGGATCGAAGCATCGGGAGACTGGGCGCTGTCGTTTCCCAGCGTCGATCGCCTCAAGTTCGTTGCGCTTGTGAGGGGGCAGACGTGGATACTGGTTCAGGATCGGCCTGCGCAGCGGCTACAGGCAGGGGACGTCTGCCTGATCGGACCCACCAACTACGCCATCGCCAGCGACCCGGCGCTGACGCCGACGGATGGTCGGGTCCTTTATGACGGGCCAGAGAAGGATGTCGCGCGCATCAGCGGGGACGACACGATCGCGATCGGCGGGACCGTGACCTTTGCCGACGGCAACGCCGACTTTCTCCTCGAAATGCTGCCGAGTTTCATCGCCATCCCGCAAAGCGTGTCGGCCTCTGGGACTGTCACGACGCTGCTCACGCTCATATCGGACGAAATCGAGCGAGATTTGCCGGGACGCGAGATCGTGAGCGCCCGGCTTGCCGATATCTTGCTGGTGGAAGCCATCCGGACCTATGCTGCGCAAGTCGGGCCAAGGGATATGGGTTGGCTTGGCGCGTTGCTCGACCCCCGCCTCAGTCGTGCTTTGGCCGCGCTGCACGAGGACATCGCGCACGCGTGGACCGTGGCCGAACTGGCCGGTATCGCCGGCATGTCCCGCGCGGCCTTTTCCGCCCATTTCACCCGCCGGGTCGGCCAACCGCCCCTGTCCTACCTACGCACATGGCGTCTGACCAAGGCGCGGGCGGCCCTCATGCAGGACGCCGCGACGGTAGCGGACATCGCCAGCGCTGTCGGCTACCAGTCACACAGCGCCTTCAGTCAAGCCTTCCGTCGCGCCTTCGGTGCCTCTCCGAAAGCGGTTGACGATCTACGAGGCGGGCTTTGA